DNA sequence from the Candidatus Paceibacterota bacterium genome:
TGATCACTCAGCTCAAAGCTATCGTTGGGTTCAAGGAAGATGTCGAAATAGTTGAAACCAGCAGCGTAGATGTAGAGTCTTCTACTTCATCAGCAGTTGAAAAGGGTGGGGAATATGAAGATATTCTAAAGACACGCACTGAGTCACTAGAATTGTCAGCTCGCACTATCAACGCCTTGGCCAATGCCAATATCCGCACCGTGGGAGGTTTGGTTCGTAAAAAGGAAAAAGATATTCTCGAAATTGAGGGCCTTGGAGGCAAGGGAGTAGAGGAAATCAAAAAAATGCTTAGTGATCTCGGTCTTTCACTCAAGGCCTAGCCAGAAAAAGTAAGAAAAGCAAAAAAATAAATTAAAAAAAATGAAACACCACAAATCATACCGAACATTAGGACGAGACAAGGATCAGCGCAAGGCTTTGATGCGCTCATTGGCTCGCTCACTTTTTTTGCATGGCAAGATCGTGACTACAGAGCCAAAAGCAAAAGAAGTCCGTCCGTTTGCTGAGAAGCTTATGACTAAGGCGATTTCTGGTACCCCAGCCAATAAACGCTTGATTGAAGCAAGTATCGGCAAGGGTAAAGTGGCGGATATGCTCGTGGAAACGATTGCGCCAAAATATAAAGGCCGCAATGGAGGCTACACTCGCATCATCAAAATGCCCACCCGCGTCTCTGACCGAGCCAAAATGTCGACTATTGAACTTGTATAAGTTATCTGCTATAAATAGGAACACTCACTAAAAAACCATGACCACACACACTATCGACGCTAAAAATAAGAAACTCGGACGGGTAGCCACCCAGGCGGCTATGGTTTTGATGGGTAAAAATGAACCAACTTTCCGTAAAAACACAGTGGCCGATGTCAAAGTGCTTATTACCAACGCTTCGTTAATTTCTCTTGATGAAGTCAAGGCCAAGAACACTACTCACATGACTTATTCTGGCTATCCAGGTGGAGAAAAAATCTTAAGCTCAAAAGAATTGGTAGCCAAAAAAGGTTATGAGGCTCTATTCATAAAAGCAATCAAGGGCATGCTTCCAACAAACAAGCTTCGAGATGTCATGCTTAAAAATTTAACGGTCACAGAATAAAAATTCAGCAAGAAAAATAATTTAAATAAACAAATGCCTACTACCGCCGAAAAAACAAAATACACCCAGTCCGTTGGTCGCCGCAAGACCTCATCTGCTCGTGCTCGCTTGACTCCAGCCTCAAAATTTTCCATCACTATCAACGATAGGGAGCTCGCGGATTATTTCAAGACTAGCCAGCTCCAGAAGATTGTGACTGATGCTTTCGATGCCGTAGAGGAGCAGCTTCCCCAGAAATTTACGGTGACGATCCACGCTATTGGTGGAGGTATTAGCTCACAGGCTCAAGCTGTAAGACATGCGCTTGCCCGTGCTTTAGCTACCTATGACGCCTCACTTCGCACCCCTCTCAAAAAATTAGGCTACCTTATGCGAGATCCTCGCGCCAAGGAACGACGAAAATTCGGCCTTAAAAAGGCTCGAAAAGCACCCCAGTGGAGTAAGCGCTAATCCGGAGATCGTGGTAAAAAGCGCTCGTCGCACCCCTCAGTGGTCATTAGTGCTCCGTCCAAAGAAGGCTACCTAGATTAAAGAATGAATACGGAAAGACACCCGATACCCTCGGGTGTCTTTTCTATTTTGTGGTCAGTAAATCGACCACAGATCACTTGGCTTAGCCAGAGATGATTGCGGTCGGCTTACTGCCGGTCGTGGCAGTACGGTCCAATTATCAGCTAATAAACGTGATCTATGAATACATATACACCCATAAGGCGGCTCTACGCCTGGGTCGGATTC
Encoded proteins:
- the rplQ gene encoding 50S ribosomal protein L17 yields the protein MKHHKSYRTLGRDKDQRKALMRSLARSLFLHGKIVTTEPKAKEVRPFAEKLMTKAISGTPANKRLIEASIGKGKVADMLVETIAPKYKGRNGGYTRIIKMPTRVSDRAKMSTIELV
- a CDS encoding uL13 family ribosomal protein codes for the protein MTTHTIDAKNKKLGRVATQAAMVLMGKNEPTFRKNTVADVKVLITNASLISLDEVKAKNTTHMTYSGYPGGEKILSSKELVAKKGYEALFIKAIKGMLPTNKLRDVMLKNLTVTE
- the rpsI gene encoding 30S ribosomal protein S9 — encoded protein: MPTTAEKTKYTQSVGRRKTSSARARLTPASKFSITINDRELADYFKTSQLQKIVTDAFDAVEEQLPQKFTVTIHAIGGGISSQAQAVRHALARALATYDASLRTPLKKLGYLMRDPRAKERRKFGLKKARKAPQWSKR